The Ancylobacter sp. WKF20 genome contains a region encoding:
- the rpoC gene encoding DNA-directed RNA polymerase subunit beta' yields the protein MNQEVMNLFNPAAPAPTFDQIKISIASPEKILSWSFGEIKKPETINYRTFKPERDGLFCARIFGPIKDYECLCGKYKRMKYKGIICEKCGVEVTLSRVRRERMGHIELAAPVAHIWFLKSLPSRIGLLLDMTLKDLERILYFEYYCVIEPGLTPLKERQLLSEEDYLRAQEEYGDDSFTALIGAEAIRELLRSMDLEKIAGNLRKEIAEATTELKPKKLAKRLKIVEAFQLSGNKPEWMILTHVPVIPPDLRPLVPLDGGRFATSDLNDLYRRVINRNNRLKRLIELKAPDIIIRNEKRMLQEAVDALFDNGRRGRVITGANKRPLKSLADMLKGKQGRFRQNLLGKRVDYSGRSVIVVGPELKLHQCGLPKKMALELFKPFIYSRLDAKGLSATVKQAKKLVEKERPEVWDILDEVIREHPVMLNRAPTLHRLGIQAFEPVLIEGKAIQLHPLVCSAFNADFDGDQMAVHVPLSIEAQLEARVLMMSTNNILHPANGAPIIVPSQDIVLGLYYLTMMREGEPGEGMAFANMGEIDHALANKVITLHTKVRGRYIGVDENGNPASKVYETTPGRMKLGELLPKNAKTPFDVVNKLMTKKEISNMIDTVYRHCGQKETVIFCDRIMTLGFTNAFRAGISFGKDDMVVPSKKWDMVEETRALTKEYEQQYNDGLITQGEKYNKVVDAWGKCSARLADEMMAEISAVKKDPVTGREKQINSIYMMAHSGARGSREQMRQLAAMRGLMAKPSGEIIETPIISNFKEGLSVLEYFNSTHGARKGLADTALKTANSGYLTRRLVDVAQDSIITVRDCGTTNGIAMRAIIDAGQIVATLGSRVLGRTAAEDVIEGATGNVIVPAGHMMDEADVERISKAGVQEIKIRSVLTCEAKNGVCGTCYGRDLARGTPVNMGEAVGVIAAQSIGEPGTQLTMRTFHIGGAAQLSEQSFIEASFEGTVKIRNRNVVRNSEGELIAMSRNLSVLIIDHDGSEKAAHRIQFGAKLKVDDGDAIKRGQRIAEWDPYTRPILTEVEGTVGYEDLVEGASLSETVDESTGIAKRVVTDWRTGRGSELRPSLVVKGADGKVLKLPRGGDARYTLPVEAILSADPGSHIKAGDVLARVPMESAKTRDITGGLPRVAELFEARRPKDAAIIAEISGTIRFGKDYKNKRRVTIEPQDSNDDAAEYLIPKGKHIHLQDGDLVEKGDFIVDGNPAPHDILAIKGVEELAAYLVNEIQEVYRLQGVLINDKHIEVIVRQMLQKVEIDDAGDSDLLTNEQIDASELNEINEVLIAEGKKPAAGHPVLLGITKASLQTRSFISAASFQETTRVLTEAAVNGKSDDLAGLKENVIVGRLIPAGTGAQMAKLRVTATSRDELIAAQNEQDGVASNAPQIEGPAAAE from the coding sequence ATGAATCAAGAGGTCATGAATCTCTTCAACCCGGCGGCGCCGGCGCCGACTTTCGATCAGATCAAGATCTCGATCGCGAGTCCGGAAAAGATCCTTTCGTGGTCCTTCGGTGAGATCAAGAAGCCGGAGACCATCAACTACCGGACCTTCAAGCCCGAGCGCGACGGCCTGTTCTGTGCGCGCATTTTCGGGCCGATCAAGGACTACGAGTGCTTGTGCGGCAAGTACAAGCGCATGAAGTACAAGGGCATCATCTGCGAGAAGTGCGGCGTCGAAGTCACCCTCTCGCGCGTGCGCCGCGAGCGCATGGGCCATATCGAGCTGGCCGCCCCGGTCGCTCACATCTGGTTCCTGAAGTCGCTCCCGAGCCGCATCGGCCTGCTGCTCGACATGACGCTCAAGGATCTCGAGCGCATCCTGTACTTCGAATATTACTGCGTCATCGAGCCGGGCCTCACCCCGCTGAAGGAGCGCCAGCTCCTCTCGGAAGAGGACTATCTGCGCGCTCAGGAAGAGTATGGCGACGACTCGTTCACCGCGCTGATCGGCGCGGAGGCGATCCGCGAGCTGCTGCGCTCGATGGACCTGGAGAAGATCGCCGGCAATCTGCGCAAGGAGATCGCCGAGGCGACCACCGAGCTGAAGCCGAAGAAGCTCGCCAAGCGCCTGAAGATCGTCGAGGCCTTCCAGCTCTCCGGCAACAAGCCGGAATGGATGATCCTTACCCATGTGCCGGTCATCCCGCCGGATCTGCGTCCGCTGGTGCCGCTCGATGGCGGCCGCTTCGCGACGTCGGACCTCAACGACCTGTACCGCCGCGTCATCAACCGTAACAACCGCCTGAAGCGGCTGATCGAGCTGAAGGCGCCGGACATCATCATCCGCAACGAGAAGCGCATGCTTCAGGAAGCGGTCGATGCGCTGTTCGACAACGGCCGTCGCGGCCGCGTCATCACCGGCGCCAACAAGCGCCCGCTGAAGTCGCTCGCCGACATGCTGAAGGGCAAGCAGGGCCGGTTCCGTCAGAACCTGCTCGGCAAGCGCGTCGACTATTCCGGCCGTTCGGTGATCGTCGTCGGTCCCGAGTTGAAGCTGCACCAGTGCGGCTTGCCGAAGAAGATGGCGCTCGAGCTGTTCAAGCCCTTCATCTATTCGCGCCTCGACGCGAAGGGTCTGTCCGCCACCGTGAAGCAGGCGAAGAAGCTCGTCGAGAAGGAGCGTCCCGAGGTGTGGGACATCCTCGACGAGGTCATTCGCGAGCATCCGGTGATGCTGAACCGCGCGCCGACGCTGCATCGCCTGGGCATCCAGGCGTTCGAGCCGGTGCTCATCGAAGGCAAGGCGATCCAGCTCCACCCGCTGGTCTGCTCGGCCTTCAACGCGGACTTCGACGGCGACCAGATGGCGGTGCACGTGCCCCTGTCCATCGAGGCGCAGCTTGAAGCGCGCGTGCTGATGATGTCGACCAACAACATCCTGCACCCGGCGAACGGCGCGCCGATCATCGTGCCGTCGCAGGACATCGTGCTCGGCCTCTACTACCTGACCATGATGCGTGAGGGTGAGCCCGGCGAGGGCATGGCCTTCGCCAATATGGGCGAGATCGATCACGCCCTGGCCAACAAGGTCATCACCCTGCACACCAAGGTGCGCGGGCGCTATATCGGCGTGGACGAGAACGGCAACCCCGCCTCGAAGGTCTATGAGACCACGCCGGGCCGCATGAAGCTCGGTGAGCTGCTGCCGAAGAACGCCAAGACCCCCTTCGACGTCGTCAACAAGCTGATGACCAAGAAGGAGATCTCGAACATGATCGACACCGTCTACCGCCACTGCGGTCAGAAGGAGACGGTCATCTTCTGCGATCGCATCATGACGCTCGGCTTCACCAACGCCTTCCGCGCCGGCATTTCCTTCGGCAAGGACGACATGGTGGTGCCCTCCAAGAAGTGGGACATGGTCGAAGAGACCCGTGCGCTCACCAAGGAGTACGAGCAGCAGTACAATGACGGCCTGATCACCCAGGGCGAGAAGTACAACAAGGTCGTCGACGCCTGGGGCAAGTGCTCCGCGCGCCTCGCCGACGAGATGATGGCCGAGATCTCGGCGGTGAAGAAGGATCCGGTCACGGGTCGCGAGAAGCAGATCAACTCGATCTACATGATGGCCCATTCCGGCGCCCGTGGTTCGCGCGAGCAGATGCGTCAGCTCGCCGCCATGCGCGGCCTGATGGCTAAGCCGTCGGGCGAGATCATCGAGACGCCGATCATCTCGAACTTCAAGGAAGGCCTCTCGGTTCTCGAATACTTCAACTCGACCCACGGCGCCCGTAAGGGCCTCGCGGACACCGCGTTGAAGACCGCGAACTCGGGCTATCTCACCCGTCGTCTGGTCGACGTGGCGCAGGACAGCATCATCACGGTGCGCGACTGCGGCACGACGAACGGCATCGCGATGCGCGCCATCATCGATGCGGGCCAGATCGTCGCCACGCTCGGCTCCCGCGTGCTCGGCCGTACCGCGGCCGAGGATGTGATCGAGGGTGCGACCGGCAATGTGATCGTCCCGGCCGGCCACATGATGGACGAGGCCGATGTCGAGCGCATCAGCAAGGCCGGCGTGCAGGAGATCAAGATCCGCTCCGTGCTGACCTGCGAGGCCAAGAACGGCGTCTGCGGCACCTGCTACGGTCGCGATCTGGCGCGTGGTACGCCGGTGAACATGGGCGAGGCGGTCGGCGTCATCGCGGCGCAGTCGATCGGCGAGCCGGGCACCCAGCTCACCATGCGTACCTTCCACATCGGCGGCGCGGCGCAGCTCTCCGAGCAGTCCTTCATCGAGGCCTCGTTCGAGGGCACGGTGAAGATCCGCAACCGCAATGTGGTGCGGAACTCGGAAGGCGAGCTGATCGCCATGAGCCGCAACCTCTCCGTCCTGATCATCGATCATGACGGCTCGGAGAAGGCGGCTCACCGCATCCAGTTCGGCGCCAAGCTGAAGGTGGATGATGGCGACGCCATCAAGCGCGGCCAGCGCATCGCGGAGTGGGATCCCTACACCCGCCCGATCCTGACGGAAGTCGAGGGTACGGTCGGCTATGAGGATCTGGTCGAAGGCGCCTCGCTGAGCGAAACGGTCGACGAGTCGACCGGCATCGCCAAGCGCGTCGTCACCGACTGGCGCACCGGCCGTGGCTCGGAACTGCGTCCCTCGCTGGTGGTCAAGGGTGCCGACGGCAAGGTGCTGAAGCTGCCGCGCGGCGGCGATGCCCGCTACACGCTGCCGGTCGAGGCGATCCTCTCGGCCGATCCGGGTTCGCACATCAAGGCGGGCGACGTGCTCGCCCGTGTGCCGATGGAATCGGCCAAGACCCGCGACATCACGGGCGGTCTGCCGCGCGTGGCGGAGCTGTTCGAGGCGCGTCGTCCGAAGGATGCGGCGATCATCGCCGAAATCTCCGGCACGATCCGGTTCGGCAAGGACTACAAGAACAAGCGTCGCGTCACCATCGAGCCGCAGGACTCGAACGACGATGCGGCTGAGTACCTGATCCCGAAGGGCAAGCACATCCATCTGCAGGATGGCGACCTCGTCGAGAAGGGCGACTTCATCGTCGACGGCAATCCCGCGCCGCACGACATCCTGGCGATCAAGGGCGTCGAGGAACTCGCCGCCTATCTGGTCAACGAAATCCAGGAGGTCTACCGGCTCCAGGGCGTGCTCATCAACGATAAGCACATCGAGGTGATCGTCCGGCAGATGCTGCAGAAGGTCGAGATCGATGACGCCGGCGACAGCGACCTGCTCACCAACGAGCAGATCGATGCCTCCGAGCTGAACGAGATCAACGAGGTGCTCATCGCCGAAGGCAAAAAGCCGGCGGCCGGTCACCCCGTGCTGCTCGGCATCACCAAGGCCTCGCTGCAGACGCGCTCCTTCATCTCGGCCGCCTCCTTCCAGGAGACGACCCGCGTGCTCACCGAGGCGGCGGTCAACGGCAAGTCCGACGACCTCGCCGGCCTCAAGGAGAACGTCATCGTCGGCCGCCTCATCCCGGCGGGCACCGGCGCCCAGATGGCGAAGCTGCGCGTTACCGCAACGAGCCGCGACGAGCTCATCGCCGCGCAGAACGAGCAGGACGGCGTGGCGAGCAACGCCCCGCAGATCGAGGGCCCCGCGGCCGCCGAGTGA
- a CDS encoding organic hydroperoxide resistance protein — MKVLYATQATATGGRTGSAATADGALKVDLVTPKELGGPGGAGNNPEQLFAAGYSACFLGALKFVAGQQKIKVADDSTVTADVGIGARDDGQGFGLDVALTIKLPGLERAVAEDLVQRAHVVCPYSHATKGSLDVRLTVA; from the coding sequence ATGAAGGTTCTCTACGCGACCCAGGCGACGGCGACAGGCGGGCGTACCGGTTCGGCGGCGACGGCGGACGGTGCTCTCAAGGTCGACCTCGTCACCCCGAAGGAGCTCGGTGGTCCCGGCGGCGCCGGCAACAATCCCGAGCAGCTCTTCGCCGCCGGCTATTCCGCCTGCTTCCTCGGCGCCCTCAAGTTCGTCGCCGGCCAGCAGAAGATCAAGGTCGCCGACGACAGCACCGTGACGGCGGATGTCGGCATCGGCGCGCGCGATGATGGCCAGGGCTTCGGCCTCGATGTCGCGCTGACCATCAAGCTGCCGGGCCTGGAGCGCGCTGTGGCGGAAGATCTGGTGCAGCGCGCCCATGTCGTGTGCCCCTACTCGCACGCCACCAAGGGCAGCCTGGACGTCCGCCTGACCGTCGCCTGA
- a CDS encoding MarR family transcriptional regulator codes for MAMDDLPTLDAQFCFALYSALHAVTRAYRPVLAELGLTYPQYLVMLLLWEEGEQSVGSLAARVQLESSTLTPLLKRLESQGLVTRRRNPASERQVIVALTESGRALQTRAGAMPATLLRAAACPPEQLAAMRDGLMQIRDSIDSSLRSTQN; via the coding sequence ATGGCGATGGACGACCTGCCGACCCTCGACGCGCAGTTCTGTTTCGCGCTCTACTCGGCGCTGCACGCGGTGACGCGGGCCTACCGCCCGGTGCTAGCGGAGTTGGGGCTGACCTACCCGCAATACCTCGTCATGCTTCTCCTCTGGGAGGAGGGAGAGCAGAGCGTCGGGAGCCTCGCCGCGCGGGTCCAGCTCGAATCGAGCACGCTCACCCCGCTGCTGAAGCGACTCGAATCTCAAGGGCTGGTCACCCGCCGGCGCAATCCCGCCAGCGAGCGGCAGGTGATTGTCGCCCTGACCGAGTCGGGGAGGGCTCTCCAGACGCGCGCTGGAGCGATGCCGGCCACCCTCCTGCGCGCGGCGGCCTGCCCGCCGGAGCAACTCGCGGCGATGCGGGACGGGTTGATGCAGATTCGCGATTCGATCGACTCATCTCTGCGCTCCACGCAGAACTGA
- the rpsL gene encoding 30S ribosomal protein S12, with protein sequence MPTINQLIRKPREAQKARNKVPALQASPQKRGVCTRVYTTTPKKPNSALRKVAKVRLTNGYEVIGYIPGEGHNLQEHSVVMIRGGRVKDLPGVRYHILRGVLDTQGVKNRKQRRSKYGAKRPK encoded by the coding sequence GTGCCGACGATCAACCAGCTGATCCGCAAGCCGCGGGAAGCCCAGAAGGCCCGGAACAAGGTTCCGGCGCTGCAGGCCAGCCCGCAGAAGCGCGGCGTTTGCACCCGCGTCTACACGACGACCCCGAAGAAGCCGAACTCGGCCCTTCGTAAGGTCGCCAAGGTACGTCTGACCAATGGCTACGAAGTCATCGGTTACATCCCCGGTGAGGGGCACAACCTGCAGGAACACTCCGTGGTGATGATCCGCGGCGGCCGCGTCAAGGATCTTCCTGGCGTGCGCTATCACATCCTGCGCGGCGTGCTCGATACGCAGGGCGTCAAGAACCGCAAGCAGCGCCGGTCGAAGTACGGCGCGAAGCGGCCGAAGTGA
- the rpsG gene encoding 30S ribosomal protein S7: MSRRHRAERREVTPDPKFGSEVLSRFMNAVMYDGKKSVAEAIVYGALDLVENRAKSEPLGVFTQALDNVSPAIEVRSRRVGGATYQVPVEVRPERRQALAIRWLITAARARNEKTMVERLSGELLDASNNRGTAVKKREDTHRMAEANRAFSHYRW; the protein is encoded by the coding sequence ATGTCCCGTCGTCATCGTGCAGAGCGCCGTGAGGTCACCCCGGATCCGAAGTTCGGTTCCGAGGTTCTCAGCCGCTTCATGAACGCCGTCATGTATGACGGCAAGAAGTCGGTCGCCGAGGCGATCGTCTATGGAGCTCTCGATCTGGTCGAGAACCGCGCCAAGTCCGAGCCGCTGGGTGTCTTCACCCAGGCTCTGGACAATGTCAGCCCGGCCATCGAGGTGCGTTCGCGCCGCGTCGGCGGTGCCACCTACCAGGTGCCCGTCGAAGTTCGTCCGGAGCGCCGTCAGGCCCTGGCGATCCGTTGGCTGATCACGGCGGCGCGTGCCCGCAATGAGAAGACCATGGTCGAGCGTCTGTCCGGCGAGCTGCTGGACGCCTCGAACAATCGCGGCACGGCCGTGAAGAAGCGGGAAGACACCCACCGCATGGCGGAGGCGAACCGCGCCTTCTCTCACTACCGCTGGTGA
- the fusA gene encoding elongation factor G codes for MSRIHAIEDYRNFGIMAHIDAGKTTTTERILYYTGKSHKIGEVHDGAATMDWMTQEQERGITITSAATTAFWHGKRLNIIDTPGHVDFTIEVERSLRVLDGAVCVLDGNQGVEPQTETVWRQADKYNVPRIVFVNKMDKTGADFFRCVEMIIDRVDGKPVCCQLPIGSENNFKGVIDLVRMKAVVWDNEELGAKYHDEEIPAELLDQAVEYRGKLLEAAVELDDDVLSAYLDGVEPDEATLKSLIRKAVIGRVFNPVFCGSAFKNKGVQPLLDAVCDFLPSPIDRGAIKGIDFDTEEETVRNPSDSDPLSVLAFKIMDDPFVGTITFCRVYSGKLETGMGLLNSTRDKKERVGRMLLMHANNREDIKEAYAGDIVALAGLKEVRTGDTLCDPAKPVILEKMEFPEPVIEIAIEPKSKADQEKLGLALAKLAAEDPSFRVSTDFESGQTILKGMGELHLDIKVDILKRTYKVDANIGAPQVAYRETITKRTEVDYTHKKQTGGTGQFARVKFVVEPNEVGKGFAFESKIIGGAVPKEYIPGVNKGLESVLGSGVLAGFPVVDVKVELVDGAYHEVDSSALAFEIASRAAFREALQKGGAVLLEPIMKVEVVTPEDYTGSVIGDLNSRRGQIQGQDMRGNANVVNAMVPLANMFGYVNTLRSFSQGRATFTMQFDHYEQVPSNVAQEVQAKYA; via the coding sequence ATGTCGCGCATTCACGCTATCGAAGACTACCGCAACTTCGGCATCATGGCCCACATTGATGCCGGCAAGACCACCACGACCGAACGGATCCTCTATTACACCGGCAAGAGCCACAAGATCGGCGAAGTCCATGATGGCGCCGCCACCATGGATTGGATGACCCAGGAGCAGGAGCGCGGCATCACGATCACGTCGGCCGCGACGACCGCTTTCTGGCACGGCAAGCGCCTGAACATCATCGACACGCCCGGCCACGTCGACTTCACCATTGAAGTCGAGCGTTCGCTGCGCGTGCTCGACGGTGCCGTGTGCGTTCTCGACGGCAACCAGGGCGTCGAGCCGCAGACCGAGACCGTGTGGCGCCAGGCCGACAAGTACAACGTTCCGCGCATCGTGTTCGTCAACAAGATGGACAAGACCGGCGCTGATTTCTTCCGCTGCGTCGAGATGATCATCGACCGCGTGGACGGCAAGCCGGTGTGCTGCCAGCTGCCGATCGGTTCCGAGAACAACTTCAAGGGCGTCATTGACCTCGTCCGCATGAAGGCGGTCGTGTGGGACAATGAAGAGCTCGGCGCGAAGTATCATGACGAAGAAATCCCGGCCGAGCTGCTCGACCAGGCCGTCGAATATCGCGGCAAGCTGCTCGAGGCGGCTGTCGAGCTCGACGACGACGTGCTCTCCGCCTATCTCGACGGCGTTGAGCCGGACGAGGCGACCCTCAAGAGCCTGATCCGCAAGGCCGTAATCGGCCGCGTGTTCAACCCGGTGTTCTGCGGCTCGGCCTTCAAGAACAAGGGCGTTCAGCCCCTGCTCGACGCCGTCTGCGACTTCCTGCCGAGCCCGATCGACCGTGGCGCGATCAAGGGCATCGACTTCGACACCGAGGAAGAGACCGTTCGCAACCCGAGCGACTCCGACCCGCTGTCGGTCCTCGCGTTCAAGATCATGGACGACCCCTTCGTCGGCACGATCACCTTCTGCCGCGTCTATTCGGGCAAGCTCGAGACCGGCATGGGTCTGCTGAACTCGACCCGCGACAAGAAGGAGCGCGTTGGCCGCATGCTTCTCATGCATGCGAACAACCGTGAGGACATCAAGGAAGCCTATGCCGGCGACATCGTCGCCCTGGCCGGCCTCAAGGAAGTCCGCACCGGTGACACGCTCTGCGACCCGGCCAAGCCCGTGATCCTCGAGAAGATGGAGTTCCCCGAACCCGTCATCGAGATCGCGATCGAGCCGAAGTCCAAGGCCGACCAGGAGAAGCTGGGCCTCGCTCTGGCGAAGCTCGCGGCGGAGGATCCGTCCTTCCGCGTGTCGACCGATTTCGAAAGCGGCCAGACCATCCTCAAGGGCATGGGCGAACTGCACCTCGACATCAAGGTCGACATCCTGAAGCGCACCTACAAGGTCGACGCGAACATCGGCGCCCCGCAGGTGGCCTATCGCGAGACGATCACCAAGCGCACCGAAGTCGACTACACCCACAAGAAGCAGACCGGCGGTACGGGCCAGTTCGCTCGCGTGAAGTTCGTGGTCGAGCCGAACGAAGTCGGCAAGGGCTTCGCCTTCGAGAGCAAGATCATCGGCGGCGCGGTGCCGAAGGAATACATCCCCGGCGTCAACAAGGGTCTGGAGAGCGTGCTCGGTTCGGGCGTGCTGGCCGGCTTCCCGGTTGTCGACGTCAAGGTCGAGCTGGTTGACGGCGCCTATCACGAAGTCGACTCGTCGGCCCTCGCCTTCGAAATCGCCTCGCGTGCGGCGTTCCGTGAAGCCCTGCAGAAGGGCGGCGCGGTGCTCCTCGAGCCGATCATGAAGGTCGAGGTCGTCACCCCCGAGGACTACACGGGTTCGGTGATCGGCGATCTCAACTCCCGCCGTGGCCAGATCCAGGGCCAGGACATGCGTGGCAATGCGAACGTCGTGAACGCGATGGTCCCGCTGGCCAATATGTTCGGCTACGTCAACACGCTGCGTTCCTTCAGCCAGGGCCGCGCGACTTTCACCATGCAGTTCGACCACTACGAGCAGGTGCCGTCGAACGTCGCGCAGGAGGTTCAGGCCAAGTACGCGTGA
- the tuf gene encoding elongation factor Tu, translating into MAKEKFNRSKPHCNIGTIGHVDHGKTSLTAAITKVLAESGGATFTAYDQIDKAPEEKARGITISTAHVEYETANRHYAHVDCPGHADYVKNMITGAAQMDGAILVVSAADGPMPQTREHILLARQVGVPALVVFLNKCDMVDDEELLELVELEVRELLSKYDFPGDDIPIIRGSALVALENGDPKLGRDAVLKLMEAVDSYIPQPERPVDQPFLMPIEDVFSISGRGTVVTGRVERGIIKVGEEVEIVGIRPTIKTTVTGVEMFRKLLDQGQAGDNVGILVRGTKREDVERGQVVCKPGSVKPHTKFKAEAYILTKEEGGRHTPFFTNYRPQFYFRTTDVTGIVTLPEGTEMVMPGDNISVDVALIVPIAMEEKLRFAIREGGRTVGAGVVAAIIE; encoded by the coding sequence GTGGCCAAAGAGAAGTTCAACCGTTCGAAGCCTCACTGCAACATTGGCACGATTGGCCATGTTGACCATGGCAAGACGTCGCTGACGGCGGCGATCACGAAGGTTCTTGCGGAGTCGGGCGGCGCGACGTTCACGGCGTATGACCAGATCGACAAGGCGCCGGAAGAGAAGGCGCGCGGCATCACGATCTCGACGGCTCACGTTGAGTACGAGACGGCGAACCGCCACTACGCGCATGTCGACTGCCCCGGCCACGCCGACTATGTGAAGAACATGATCACCGGCGCGGCGCAGATGGACGGCGCGATCCTGGTCGTGTCGGCGGCTGACGGCCCGATGCCGCAGACCCGCGAGCACATCCTTCTGGCCCGTCAGGTCGGCGTTCCCGCCCTGGTGGTGTTCCTGAACAAGTGCGACATGGTCGACGACGAGGAACTGCTTGAGCTCGTCGAGCTCGAGGTTCGCGAGCTTCTGTCGAAGTACGACTTCCCGGGCGACGACATCCCGATCATCCGTGGCTCGGCGCTTGTGGCGCTGGAGAATGGCGACCCGAAGCTCGGCCGCGACGCGGTCCTGAAGCTGATGGAAGCGGTCGACAGCTACATCCCGCAGCCGGAGCGTCCGGTTGACCAGCCGTTCCTGATGCCGATCGAAGACGTGTTCTCGATCTCGGGCCGCGGCACGGTTGTGACCGGTCGCGTCGAGCGCGGCATCATCAAGGTCGGCGAGGAAGTCGAGATCGTCGGCATCCGCCCGACCATCAAGACGACGGTGACCGGCGTCGAAATGTTCCGCAAGCTGCTCGACCAGGGCCAGGCGGGCGACAATGTCGGCATTCTGGTGCGCGGCACCAAGCGTGAGGACGTGGAGCGCGGCCAGGTCGTGTGCAAGCCGGGTTCGGTGAAGCCGCACACGAAGTTCAAGGCCGAGGCGTACATCCTGACGAAGGAAGAGGGCGGCCGCCACACGCCGTTCTTCACCAACTACCGTCCGCAGTTCTACTTCCGCACGACGGACGTGACGGGCATCGTGACGCTGCCGGAAGGCACGGAAATGGTGATGCCGGGCGACAACATCTCGGTTGACGTGGCGCTGATCGTTCCGATCGCGATGGAAGAGAAGCTGCGCTTCGCCATCCGCGAAGGCGGCCGCACCGTCGGCGCCGGCGTCGTCGCCGCCATCATCGAGTGA
- the rpsJ gene encoding 30S ribosomal protein S10, translated as MNGQNIRIRLKAFDHRILDASTREIVSTAKRTGAQVRGPIPLPTRIEKFTVNRSPHVDKKSREQFEMRTHKRLLDIVDPTPQTVDALMKLDLAAGVDVEIKL; from the coding sequence ATGAACGGCCAGAACATTCGGATCCGCCTCAAGGCGTTCGACCACCGCATACTCGACGCTTCGACGCGCGAAATCGTCTCGACGGCGAAGCGCACGGGCGCCCAGGTCCGCGGCCCCATTCCGCTGCCGACGCGGATTGAGAAATTCACCGTCAATCGTTCGCCTCACGTGGACAAGAAGTCTCGTGAACAGTTCGAAATGCGGACGCATAAGCGTCTGCTGGACATCGTCGACCCGACCCCCCAGACCGTGGACGCGCTGATGAAGCTCGACCTCGCTGCGGGTGTCGACGTCGAGATCAAGCTCTGA
- the rplC gene encoding 50S ribosomal protein L3: MRSGVIAQKVGMTRIFNDAGEHVPVTVLKVDNCQVVAHRTLEKNGYTAVQLGVGKAKPQNTTRAMRGHFAVAKVEPKRKLAEFRVEEGDLIPVGAELTVDHFVVGQFVDVTGTSIGKGFAGGMKRHNFGGLRATHGVSISHRSIGSTGGRQDPGKTFKNKKMPGHMGVDTVTTQNLKVVLTDVERGLIAVEGAVPGNKGGWILVADAVKKKLPAEAPKPGKFRLPGSEAEAAPAAEVAAEENV; the protein is encoded by the coding sequence ATGCGGTCAGGCGTCATCGCCCAGAAGGTCGGCATGACTCGCATCTTCAATGATGCGGGTGAACATGTTCCGGTCACTGTGCTGAAAGTCGATAATTGCCAGGTGGTTGCTCACCGTACGCTCGAGAAGAACGGCTACACCGCCGTCCAGCTCGGTGTCGGCAAGGCGAAGCCTCAGAACACCACCCGCGCCATGCGCGGCCACTTCGCGGTTGCGAAGGTTGAGCCGAAGCGCAAGCTCGCGGAGTTCCGCGTCGAAGAGGGTGATCTCATCCCCGTCGGTGCCGAGCTGACCGTCGATCACTTCGTGGTCGGCCAGTTCGTCGACGTGACCGGCACCTCCATCGGTAAGGGTTTCGCCGGTGGTATGAAGCGTCACAACTTCGGCGGTCTGCGCGCCACGCACGGTGTGTCGATCTCGCACCGTTCGATCGGTTCGACCGGTGGTCGTCAGGATCCCGGCAAGACCTTCAAGAACAAGAAGATGCCCGGCCACATGGGCGTCGACACCGTGACCACGCAGAACCTCAAGGTCGTTCTGACCGACGTTGAGCGTGGGCTGATCGCGGTTGAGGGTGCAGTCCCCGGTAACAAGGGCGGCTGGATCCTGGTGGCCGACGCGGTGAAGAAGAAGCTGCCGGCCGAAGCGCCGAAGCCGGGCAAGTTCCGTCTTCCGGGCTCCGAGGCCGAGGCGGCTCCGGCGGCTGAAGTTGCGGCCGAGGAGAACGTGTGA